The Neobacillus sp. OS1-2 genome includes a window with the following:
- the ilvD gene encoding dihydroxy-acid dehydratase, with the protein MRSDMIKKGIDRAPHRSLLYATGVTVRDLEKPFIGVCNSFIEIIPGHKHLNHFGEIVKEAIREAGGIPFEFNTIGVDDGIAMGHIGMRYSLPSREIIADSAETVINAHWFDGVFYIPNCDKITPGMLMAAARTNVPSVFVSGGPMEAGVSSTGKNLSLTSVFEGVGSYHNGTMTEQQLLEIETSACPTCGSCSGMFTANSMNCLMEVLGMTVPGNGTIVATSEERHELIRQAARHLIELVKKDIRPRDMITREAIDNAFALDMAMGGSTNTVLHTLAIAHEAGIEYDLRDINKIAEKVPYLAKIMPASDVSMDDVHQAGGVSAILNELCKVEGALHKDCLSITGKTLAENVKDATILNEKVIRSKDNPYSKVGGLSILFGNIAPDGGVIKVGAVDPSIKTFLGEAIVFESQDEAQENINNGTVKSGHVVVIRYEGPKGGPGMPEMLAPTSAIAGRGLDKEVALITDGRFSGASRGISIGHISPEAAEGGPIAFVENGDQILIDLEGRSIELLVDDEVLAERRRSWVQPEPKIKSGYLAKYAKLVTSANTGGVMKI; encoded by the coding sequence ATGCGAAGCGATATGATTAAAAAGGGGATTGATCGTGCTCCCCACCGCAGCCTATTATACGCAACAGGGGTAACCGTTAGAGACTTAGAAAAACCGTTTATCGGTGTCTGTAACTCGTTTATTGAAATTATCCCAGGACATAAACATCTTAATCATTTCGGTGAGATTGTAAAAGAAGCGATCCGTGAAGCCGGCGGCATTCCTTTCGAATTTAATACAATTGGTGTCGATGATGGTATTGCCATGGGGCATATCGGTATGCGTTATTCCCTTCCAAGCCGTGAAATTATTGCGGACAGTGCCGAAACAGTCATCAACGCTCACTGGTTTGATGGTGTGTTTTACATACCAAACTGTGACAAAATCACACCGGGCATGTTGATGGCGGCAGCACGGACCAATGTCCCATCCGTATTTGTTTCCGGTGGACCAATGGAAGCTGGCGTTTCCTCTACAGGGAAAAACCTTTCCCTTACTTCCGTTTTTGAGGGAGTCGGATCCTATCATAACGGTACGATGACCGAGCAGCAATTGCTCGAAATTGAAACAAGTGCCTGTCCTACATGTGGATCCTGTTCGGGAATGTTTACCGCAAACTCGATGAACTGTTTAATGGAAGTATTAGGGATGACGGTTCCTGGTAACGGAACAATTGTCGCAACTTCGGAAGAAAGACATGAACTCATCCGCCAGGCAGCAAGGCATTTAATTGAACTTGTGAAAAAGGATATTCGCCCACGCGACATGATTACGCGTGAAGCAATCGATAATGCATTCGCACTTGATATGGCGATGGGCGGTTCAACGAATACCGTTCTCCATACACTTGCCATTGCACATGAAGCGGGGATTGAATACGACTTACGTGATATTAACAAAATTGCAGAGAAAGTCCCATATTTAGCAAAAATCATGCCAGCATCTGATGTTTCTATGGATGATGTGCACCAAGCAGGCGGGGTCAGTGCTATTTTAAATGAGCTCTGTAAGGTTGAGGGTGCACTCCATAAGGATTGCCTGTCGATCACCGGAAAAACATTAGCCGAAAATGTGAAGGATGCAACAATCCTTAATGAAAAGGTTATTCGCTCAAAAGACAATCCATATAGTAAGGTTGGCGGTCTCTCCATCCTCTTTGGAAACATTGCTCCAGATGGTGGGGTTATCAAAGTAGGTGCAGTTGATCCATCGATTAAAACATTCTTGGGTGAAGCGATTGTGTTTGAATCCCAAGATGAGGCACAGGAAAACATTAATAACGGCACCGTTAAATCAGGGCATGTCGTGGTGATCCGCTATGAAGGCCCTAAAGGCGGACCGGGGATGCCTGAAATGCTCGCTCCAACATCGGCGATTGCTGGTCGAGGTTTAGATAAAGAGGTCGCATTAATTACAGATGGTCGTTTCTCTGGGGCAAGCCGCGGAATCTCAATTGGCCATATTTCACCGGAAGCCGCAGAAGGCGGACCAATCGCCTTTGTAGAAAATGGTGACCAGATCTTAATTGATCTTGAGGGTCGTTCCATCGAACTTCTCGTCGATGACGAAGTTTTAGCAGAAAGACGCCGTTCTTGGGTACAGCCGGAGCCAAAAATTAAATCTGGCTATCTCGCAAAATATGCAAAGCTTGTTACATCCGCTAATACTGGCGGAGTTATGAAGATATAG
- the ilvE gene encoding branched-chain-amino-acid transaminase, producing the protein MGSQWIFLGGEFVKKEDAVVSVFDHGFLYGDGVFEGIRVYRGNIFRLDAHLKRLFESAQSIMLKIPYTQGEMTQLIVETIRKNQLESAYIRVVVSRGKGNLGLDPSSCSNPSVIIIAEPLTMYPKEFYDNGIKIASVASRRNRPDVLSPQIKSLNYLNNILVKLEANQVGVQEALMMNDQGYVTEGSADNIFIVKNGVLYTPPVYLGALEGITRNAIIDVASAQGYEVRESPFTRHDVYVADEVFLTGTAIEVIAVIEVDGRVIRDGKPGIVTTDLLEEFRKIVTTDGVACYPETTNHAVVS; encoded by the coding sequence TTGGGAAGTCAATGGATTTTCCTTGGCGGAGAGTTCGTCAAGAAAGAGGATGCTGTCGTATCCGTTTTTGATCATGGTTTTTTATATGGTGATGGAGTATTTGAGGGAATCCGCGTATACCGCGGCAACATCTTCAGACTCGATGCTCACCTAAAAAGACTATTTGAATCAGCACAATCCATTATGCTGAAGATTCCATACACACAGGGGGAAATGACACAATTAATCGTTGAAACCATTAGAAAGAATCAGCTAGAAAGCGCCTATATTCGTGTCGTTGTTTCACGTGGCAAAGGAAATCTTGGACTGGACCCTTCTTCCTGCTCGAATCCAAGCGTCATCATTATCGCCGAGCCTTTAACCATGTATCCAAAGGAATTTTACGATAATGGCATAAAAATCGCATCGGTTGCAAGCAGACGGAATCGCCCGGATGTACTTAGTCCACAGATTAAATCACTTAATTATTTAAATAATATTCTTGTAAAACTAGAAGCGAATCAAGTTGGCGTCCAGGAAGCCTTAATGATGAATGACCAAGGTTATGTTACCGAGGGTTCAGCCGATAATATCTTCATTGTAAAAAATGGTGTCTTGTACACACCTCCCGTTTACTTAGGAGCATTAGAAGGAATTACCCGCAACGCCATCATAGATGTAGCAAGTGCCCAAGGCTACGAAGTGCGAGAATCACCTTTTACCAGACATGATGTATATGTCGCTGATGAGGTGTTCTTAACCGGAACAGCCATCGAAGTCATTGCCGTTATTGAAGTTGACGGCCGCGTCATTCGTGACGGGAAGCCAGGGATCGTAACAACCGACCTTTTAGAAGAATTCAGAAAGATCGTAACAACAGACGGAGTGGCTTGTTACCCAGAAACAACAAACCATGCTGTAGTCAGTTAG
- a CDS encoding exonuclease domain-containing protein, which translates to MMQFFRQLTGKLNSNIFAGLLGPSTPQQMAFLRELQREMKQTNCMETPLNELKVTVFDIETTGFYPDKGDQIISIGAIKMKGPQIKEQETFYSLVQSDLPLSNEVSSLTNIQASELRTAPPAPEVLMNFFKFVKSDILVAHHSKHEQSFMQKTTWDVWRTKFNHRIIDTTFLIRLSDLSMKAASLEDLCYECGIEIENRHHALGDAIMTAKIWSYYLQLAQKKKFQYLQEVYEYLARND; encoded by the coding sequence ATGATGCAATTTTTCCGGCAACTAACAGGAAAACTAAATTCAAACATATTTGCTGGATTACTAGGACCATCTACTCCGCAGCAAATGGCTTTTCTTAGGGAACTTCAGAGGGAAATGAAACAAACAAACTGTATGGAAACCCCTCTCAATGAATTGAAAGTTACTGTATTCGATATAGAAACAACTGGATTTTATCCAGATAAGGGAGACCAAATCATCTCAATCGGTGCAATAAAAATGAAAGGGCCTCAAATCAAGGAGCAGGAAACCTTTTATTCTTTGGTACAATCAGACCTCCCTCTATCAAATGAAGTTTCATCGTTAACCAATATTCAAGCTTCGGAATTACGCACTGCCCCCCCTGCACCTGAAGTACTTATGAATTTCTTCAAGTTTGTAAAAAGTGATATTCTTGTGGCGCACCACTCAAAGCATGAGCAGTCGTTTATGCAAAAAACAACATGGGATGTATGGCGAACGAAATTTAACCACCGAATTATCGATACCACCTTTTTAATCCGCTTATCAGATTTATCCATGAAAGCAGCATCACTTGAAGACCTCTGCTATGAATGCGGGATTGAAATAGAAAACCGGCATCATGCCTTAGGCGATGCGATCATGACCGCAAAGATTTGGAGCTACTATTTACAACTTGCTCAAAAGAAGAAATTCCAATATTTACAGGAAGTATATGAATATCTCGCGAGAAATGACTAA